ATGCTTTGCCAGGAAGTTACAATGTAACGCTTGTTGCATGGCAGGGAGGAAAGCAAGATTCCATGACAAAGGTACTGACTGTGGTTAAAATGCAGCCCGTAATTGTTGTCCCAGAGAATATTGGTGTTATGAGAGAATTCGAATTTAGCGCTAATGTATTTAAGTATCCAGGGCAAGCAGTAACTTATTCATGGGACTTCGGTGAGCCGGGCCTCACTTCCACGGCAGAAAAACCCAAAATTACTTTTAAAACGGAGGGAAATCATACAGTTACCTTAACAATAAACGATGGACAGGAAACCTTAACCACTACCACACAAGTTTTTGTAATGGGAGAGCTGGTAAAAGCACTTTATTTCACCGATGCTTTAACTAAAAAGATTTACAGATACCAGTTTAAACAATTACAAACACCAATTATATCTGCGTTATCTACGGTTTTAGGCCCTCATCCACTAGGTATGAGCGTATATAATAATAGAATTTATATTACAGAGGCTGGCGTAGGACTAAGATTTAGTACCGGCGATGCAGCGAAGGCAGATGGGAAAGTTTACTCAGTTGATCTTACCGGCGGAAATTCAATTATAGTAACCGCACCGGTAGACGCATCTGCTTCAGGATACCAATTAGACCCTTTTGTGCATACCATAGATGATAATGGAAATATTTGGTGGACGAGCCGTAATAATGCAGTGAGGGTTGCCTCTGCAGCCGGTGTGGATCTAGCTTATCCGGGATCAAGAATTGCCTTAACAGCGGCAAATGCAGGAGTAACTAGTACTGCAACATATTTTGATGGGGGTGTTCAGGCAGTAAATGGAGAAATATGGGTGTCTAAAACAGGTACAACAGGCAGAGGTATTTTTAGGTTTAATACTACGGGAGCATTTATCAGCAAGCTGTCTGCAAATCTTGATAATTACGCAATCCGAAACTTCGTTGTTGACAAGGTGAACAGTAAAATTTACTTTATTGTAAATGTACCAACAACAGGTGTAGTTCAAGGGCTATACAGGTGTAACATGGATGGCAGTGGTATTACTTTGCTTGATGCGCTGGCCACTGTAGCTACTGGGAGTGGATTTTCTAATGAAAATGGAGACAATGAATTTATACATGTCACTGGCCTGGCTTTGGATACCGACCCAGATGATAAAACTTCGGGCTACATTTATTATGGTTATAGAAGCAATCTTGATATTAATGGCAATGGTCCAACTATATCGGCTACAGCAAATAATTCAGGTATAAAACGTTATGCACTTGATGGTAGTAAGCCAGCAGAGTTTTTAATAAAAGGCTATATCCCATATGGTATTGCCATAGATAATGTAAGGAGATAATAATGAACCGTTATAGAAAAGAAGATCTCATGAAAAATATATTATATATTTCAGTAATTTTTATTGCTGCATTGCAGTCCTGTAGTAAAGATTTGAACTGGGTAGAAGATGGTTATACCACCGGGGCTGTTACTTATGCAATTCCCGCAGGTGCATACGTACCAGACAATAGTTTTAAGATCGTGGCTTATTATGCAGAGGCAAATGAGCCTGATTCCATTGGACTAGATAAGTATAAAATGATTACTCATTTACATTATGCTTTTGCTTACCCGAATGCAGATGGTACATTAAAAGCACTGGCCAAGCCCGCTAATTTTACCAAAGTGATGAAGTTGGCAAAAGAAAACGGTGTTAAGCGCGCTATTTCCCTGGCAGGATCTGAAAGTATCTATTCGGCTCTGGCAGCAGATCCTGTACTTCGGAAAACCTTAGTGAACAACATTATGGCTTTTGTACTTAAAAATGATCTTGATGGAGTAGATATAGACTGGGAATATCCAAGATCCAATTTTTCAAATGACATCACTTATGAGGCTTTTATGAAAGATCTCTCGGCCAGGCTGCATGTGTACCACAAATATTTAAGCTCGGCGGTAACGGCAGGACTATATGCTGGCAGCGTGAAAGATGGTATTAATAAAGCTGCAATTGATGCGATGGATTTCGTTAATCTTATGGCTTATGACGGGGCCAACTGGAAGAGTGACCCAAATCATTCTTCTTATATCATGGCTGGTGACGTACTTGATGTTTGGTTCAATGAAAAGGGCTTAACCAAAGAAAAGGCTGTATTAGGATTTCCTGCTTACGGTAAAAATGCCGCTAATGCAGCAATGACGTATCGTAATCTGTTAGCTAACAAGGCGGATCCTATGTTGAATATCTTTACGATGATGACAGGTGCAACCCCTGTGACTTATTATTATAACGGAATTCCCTTAATTAAAGAAAAAACCGCACTTGCATATTCCAGAGCCAATGGCATAATGGTTTGGGAATTGTCTCAAGATGCAAATGGAGCTAATTCCTTAATTAAGGCGGCAAAAGATAAGCTAGGTGAATTGAATGTTAAGTAATATAATCCAGCAAATCGCTTATTAGAGCCGAAATGATGCATTAGGAAGAAAGTAGTAGAGATTTCGTATTTATATTATTATTAAAGTCCCCACATAAGGGGACTTTTTTTATGTGCGCCCGGCATTGTCTTCAGATACATTAAGTAAGTCTACCAGATCGGATGTAAGTATGAGATTATGTAAATTAATCTGGGGCATGATAAAATCGTGCCTTTCTTTCTCTAGCATATGTAGAAGTTTTTTTGAAAGTATTGAATCAATCCAACAGAACATATGTGCGGTAATGTGCGTTATTTCGCAATAATATACTAGGTTTTCATGTCAATACTTTGCTTTTCCTTTGTTTTAATCAGAAAGTATTATGATATTTACTTGGCACTAGTCTTTTTTTGCGTTTAATTGCGGGTTTTTATTGAGGTGGCTGAACGCGCATTGATTTTTGCCAATATGTTACGAATACCTTTAGCAACACTTATCGTGGTATTTTTAACGATGTCACGAGAAAATCAACAGAACATTAAACTAAACGAAAACAGTATGAAGAAAATTTACACACAGCGGTGTTCAAAACTAACCTCGGTTTTGTTAACGCCAGTTTTTTTGTTGTTCTTTATTCAGTTCGCAAATGCGCAAAACAAGCGCTATGTCTTAACTGGAAAGGTCACCGATTCAGGTAATGGGCAAACTATTCCCGGCGCAGTGATAAAGATACTGAATAGCAATTTTGCTACGGCTACGAATGGAGATGGAAGCTTTACCTTAACAGCAGATTTGCCAGCTGCATCCTATCAGGTTCAATTCTCGTATATTGGTTACAAGACGGTTGTAAAGCCTGTCCTACTCGCCTCAGTCGACCGTTTGAGCATCAGTGCCGCATTGGTAACGGACGCGGTAGGTTTGGATGAAGTAATTGTAACAGGTACTTCTCAGGGCACTACCCGGAAACAACTGGGAAGTTACGTAAGCACTGTTAAAGGGGATGATCTAAACAAAGCGCCCAGCGGTAACGTTTTGTCTTCGTTACAAGGAAAAACTGCCGGTGCCCAAATTAGCCAGAATTCAGGGGATCCGGCGGGCGGTATGTCTGTAAGGTTAAGGGGGATAAGTTCAGTTAACTCATCATCAGATCCGCTGTACATAATAGATGGGGTAATTGTAAATAATTCCACAACAAGAGTCACAAATACTTCCGCAAATTATGATGGAGGTAATAATTCAGGAAGCCCGGTGGCACAAAATGGTAATTTTGTGGGTTCCATAGGCCAAAATAGAATGGTAGATATTAATCCTAGCGATATTGATCATATTGAAGTGTTAAATGGTGCTGCTGCTGCTGCAATTTATGGCTCCAGGGCTAATGCTGGAGTAATCCAAATTTTCACTAAACGAGGCTTAAGTGGTAAGCCTTCTGTTAGTTTTTCGAGTAGCTGGACACACAGTGAATTGCGTAAACAAGTTGAAGTGAATGAAGCCCCAGTAAAATTTGGTGGATCGGTTGATTTAGTTACTCAAGATATTTTAACACCTACTTTAACTACAACATCACCAGTAACCCGATACAATTATCAAGATTACATTTTTAGGCCTGCAAATGGTACGGATAATACAGTCTCTATTTCGGGGGGGAGCGAGGATACCAAATTTTACACTTCTTTGGGATATTTTTATAATCAGGGTATTATCAAGAATACGGACTTTAAACGATATAATTTTAGGGCCAATGTAGATCAGAAAATTAATAGCTGGGCAAAGTTAACTGTTGGCTTTAATTATGTTCATAGCGATGCCAACGAAAAACCAGATGGTAATTC
The nucleotide sequence above comes from Pedobacter sp. MC2016-14. Encoded proteins:
- a CDS encoding glycosyl hydrolase family 18 protein, with product MKNILYISVIFIAALQSCSKDLNWVEDGYTTGAVTYAIPAGAYVPDNSFKIVAYYAEANEPDSIGLDKYKMITHLHYAFAYPNADGTLKALAKPANFTKVMKLAKENGVKRAISLAGSESIYSALAADPVLRKTLVNNIMAFVLKNDLDGVDIDWEYPRSNFSNDITYEAFMKDLSARLHVYHKYLSSAVTAGLYAGSVKDGINKAAIDAMDFVNLMAYDGANWKSDPNHSSYIMAGDVLDVWFNEKGLTKEKAVLGFPAYGKNAANAAMTYRNLLANKADPMLNIFTMMTGATPVTYYYNGIPLIKEKTALAYSRANGIMVWELSQDANGANSLIKAAKDKLGELNVK
- a CDS encoding PKD domain-containing protein — translated: MKKFSLYILTLLLLFAGCKVDEISRIAPEGDFAVNFTAPEGVITAPGKVLLTNRSKYSERYLWKFPKGQALTKSGLTQRTTSENLVPDTIYYALPGSYNVTLVAWQGGKQDSMTKVLTVVKMQPVIVVPENIGVMREFEFSANVFKYPGQAVTYSWDFGEPGLTSTAEKPKITFKTEGNHTVTLTINDGQETLTTTTQVFVMGELVKALYFTDALTKKIYRYQFKQLQTPIISALSTVLGPHPLGMSVYNNRIYITEAGVGLRFSTGDAAKADGKVYSVDLTGGNSIIVTAPVDASASGYQLDPFVHTIDDNGNIWWTSRNNAVRVASAAGVDLAYPGSRIALTAANAGVTSTATYFDGGVQAVNGEIWVSKTGTTGRGIFRFNTTGAFISKLSANLDNYAIRNFVVDKVNSKIYFIVNVPTTGVVQGLYRCNMDGSGITLLDALATVATGSGFSNENGDNEFIHVTGLALDTDPDDKTSGYIYYGYRSNLDINGNGPTISATANNSGIKRYALDGSKPAEFLIKGYIPYGIAIDNVRR